One part of the Thermodesulfobacterium commune DSM 2178 genome encodes these proteins:
- a CDS encoding NAD(P)/FAD-dependent oxidoreductase, whose protein sequence is MTFNYDYEIAIIGIGPAGIQAGLHAGRRKHKVVLLGKLEESALWSAHIENYFGFSEKVDGKVLLEEGLKAVKKFGGELILEDVISIEPLELGFKLITEKEREITALSLILAMGVKRKKRVFQQEEKFVGKGVSYCADCDAWFYRGKKVLVIGDGSAAIHGAKTLKKFADKVYFYGLKPISEESLSELRVVNIEVLEKKPVEIMGDNEVKGVMFDDGTQLELDGIFIEIGAKGPIELLAPIGIELDPETFSYVKVDRKMQTNVQGVFACGDLTGPPLQLAKAVGEGCVAGLSASDYVKQVLKNLKEV, encoded by the coding sequence ATGACCTTTAACTATGATTATGAGATTGCCATTATTGGTATAGGTCCTGCTGGAATTCAGGCAGGGTTACATGCTGGAAGAAGGAAACATAAGGTGGTTTTATTAGGAAAACTCGAAGAAAGTGCTCTCTGGTCAGCACATATAGAGAATTATTTTGGATTTTCTGAAAAGGTAGATGGTAAGGTTTTACTTGAAGAAGGTCTAAAGGCAGTGAAAAAGTTTGGGGGGGAGCTTATTTTGGAAGATGTGATTAGTATAGAACCTTTAGAATTGGGTTTTAAACTGATTACCGAAAAGGAAAGGGAGATCACCGCCCTTTCACTTATCCTTGCTATGGGAGTTAAGAGGAAGAAAAGGGTATTTCAACAGGAAGAAAAGTTTGTAGGAAAAGGGGTTTCTTATTGTGCCGATTGTGATGCTTGGTTTTATAGAGGAAAGAAGGTGTTGGTTATAGGAGACGGTAGTGCCGCAATCCATGGGGCTAAAACCTTAAAAAAGTTTGCAGATAAAGTTTATTTTTATGGGTTAAAACCTATATCTGAAGAATCTCTTTCTGAATTGAGAGTTGTTAATATAGAGGTTTTAGAGAAAAAACCTGTAGAAATCATGGGAGATAACGAGGTAAAAGGGGTTATGTTTGACGATGGAACTCAGTTGGAGTTAGATGGGATTTTTATAGAGATAGGTGCTAAAGGTCCGATAGAACTTCTTGCCCCTATAGGGATTGAGCTTGACCCTGAGACGTTTAGTTATGTAAAAGTAGACAGAAAGATGCAAACCAACGTCCAAGGGGTGTTCGCCTGTGGAGACCTTACAGGTCCTCCTTTACAGTTGGCTAAGGCTGTAGGAGAAGGATGTGTAGCAGGGCTTTCTGCCTCTGATTATGTAAAACAGGTTTTAAAGAACTTAAAGGAGGTGTAA
- a CDS encoding universal stress protein: MFSQTQAYEKQEINKVTPHVLLCYDGSPSSYRALAYLKQVFYQTELNITVLKLIEHPDKTSSQWETSLIKKFKREDEIEKKAREVFLNAEKELKNVASSLEKYVRGKVFFKVQFRVGHLAEDILRIARENLFDGIVVGRRGLSKLSTYFIGGVTHRLLEKCCLPIWLIRGERWNKKFLVGLDLGEMGLRVVDYVSFVLSFHPEAEITFFHIFYPFSSKKSFEGSFSEALKELKHPEYQDFLTKANNLILENGLPKEKIRLIMKRGFLGPAAEIIKMAKKGDYSTIVLGRRGRGSLTKFFLGSVSHKVTTYFEDRTVWLVI; the protein is encoded by the coding sequence ATGTTTAGTCAAACTCAAGCTTACGAAAAACAAGAAATTAACAAGGTGACCCCCCATGTATTACTTTGCTATGATGGGAGTCCCTCAAGTTATCGTGCTTTAGCCTATTTAAAACAGGTTTTTTATCAAACCGAGCTAAACATAACGGTCCTTAAACTAATAGAACATCCAGACAAAACTTCATCCCAGTGGGAAACAAGTTTGATAAAGAAGTTTAAAAGAGAAGATGAGATAGAAAAAAAAGCTCGTGAAGTTTTTTTAAATGCAGAAAAAGAGTTAAAAAATGTGGCTAGTTCTTTAGAAAAGTATGTCAGGGGAAAGGTTTTTTTTAAGGTTCAATTTCGAGTAGGACATCTGGCAGAAGATATCTTAAGGATAGCTCGGGAAAATCTTTTTGATGGTATTGTGGTAGGAAGAAGAGGTCTTTCTAAGCTTAGTACCTATTTTATAGGGGGAGTGACCCATAGACTACTTGAAAAGTGTTGTCTACCAATTTGGTTAATCAGAGGAGAACGATGGAATAAAAAATTTTTAGTAGGCTTAGACCTTGGAGAAATGGGTTTAAGGGTGGTTGATTATGTAAGTTTTGTTCTTTCTTTTCATCCAGAGGCAGAGATTACCTTTTTTCACATTTTTTATCCCTTTTCCTCTAAAAAAAGTTTCGAAGGTAGTTTTTCTGAGGCTTTAAAGGAGTTAAAACATCCTGAATATCAGGATTTTTTAACCAAAGCCAACAATCTTATCTTAGAAAATGGTCTGCCTAAGGAAAAAATTAGACTTATAATGAAAAGAGGCTTTTTAGGCCCCGCTGCAGAGATCATTAAAATGGCTAAAAAAGGGGATTATTCTACTATAGTACTTGGAAGAAGAGGAAGGGGAAGTTTAACCAAGTTTTTCTTAGGTTCAGTAAGTCATAAAGTAACTACCTATTTTGAGGACCGTACTGTTTGGTTGGTAATATAA
- the tpx gene encoding thiol peroxidase, translating to MERKGLVYFMGNPLTLVGSEIRVGDKAPDFVVLNQELKEVTLKDLAGKIKLISVTPSLDTPVCDMQARKFNELTAKLSEDIVVLNISMDLPFAIARFCSGAGIERVLVLSDHREASFGLNYGVLIKELRLLARSIFIIDRENTVRYIEIVPEITNEPDYQKALEVVNNLIKEG from the coding sequence ATGGAAAGAAAGGGTTTAGTTTATTTTATGGGTAATCCTTTAACTCTTGTAGGTAGTGAGATCAGGGTGGGGGATAAAGCTCCTGATTTTGTGGTGTTGAATCAAGAGTTAAAAGAGGTGACGTTAAAGGATTTGGCAGGGAAGATCAAGCTGATTAGTGTTACCCCTTCTCTTGATACCCCTGTATGTGACATGCAAGCACGCAAATTTAACGAATTAACCGCTAAGCTTTCAGAAGATATTGTAGTTTTAAACATAAGCATGGATTTACCCTTTGCTATAGCGAGATTTTGCTCTGGTGCAGGAATAGAAAGGGTGTTAGTCCTTTCTGACCATCGAGAGGCATCTTTTGGATTAAACTACGGTGTTCTTATAAAAGAACTTAGACTACTTGCTCGCAGTATTTTCATAATAGATAGAGAAAACACCGTTAGATACATAGAAATAGTACCGGAAATTACTAACGAACCTGATTATCAAAAAGCTCTGGAAGTAGTAAATAATTTGATTAAAGAGGGATAA
- the wrbA gene encoding NAD(P)H:quinone oxidoreductase, whose translation MKVLIVYYSTYGNTYKMALEIAEGVKLVAGAEPVIRTVPELIPEEIISSREDIRKGKEMQKHIPLVSLEDFREAGAIAFGTPTRFGVVSAQLKNQIDKLTPLWFERALEGKPAGIFVSTSTPHGGQEMTIFSLLPAILHLGMIFVGVPYSVKELFYTKGGGSPYGPGHVAGTDNVREIDEEEKAILRAFGKRLAEIGLKLQKT comes from the coding sequence ATGAAAGTTTTGATAGTTTACTATAGCACTTATGGTAATACTTATAAAATGGCTTTAGAGATAGCAGAAGGGGTAAAGCTTGTTGCCGGGGCAGAACCAGTTATAAGAACAGTTCCTGAACTTATACCAGAAGAAATTATTTCCTCAAGAGAAGATATTAGAAAGGGAAAGGAGATGCAAAAGCATATACCCTTAGTGAGTTTAGAAGATTTTCGGGAGGCTGGAGCTATTGCTTTCGGGACTCCTACCAGGTTTGGAGTGGTTTCTGCTCAACTAAAAAACCAGATAGATAAACTTACGCCCTTGTGGTTTGAAAGGGCTTTAGAAGGTAAACCTGCAGGGATTTTCGTTTCTACCTCTACTCCTCACGGAGGACAAGAGATGACCATATTTTCGTTACTTCCGGCTATACTTCATTTAGGAATGATTTTTGTAGGAGTCCCTTATTCTGTTAAAGAGTTATTTTATACCAAAGGTGGTGGATCTCCTTATGGTCCAGGGCATGTTGCAGGTACTGATAATGTTAGAGAAATCGACGAGGAAGAAAAGGCCATCTTAAGAGCATTTGGTAAAAGATTGGCGGAAATAGGGTTAAAACTACAAAAAACCTGA
- a CDS encoding diguanylate cyclase, whose protein sequence is MVFTELLACLIPKPALTITGNTTFQEVIEKMKKTGETFVVLLENHFPTGIFTERDLIKCLAAGIPLNEKVRNFAQKNLVKIREDRPLAVALTIMIEYGIRRLIVVDQKGNYRGIITHKDIFEILDPELFKKEITAAYLTKNKPFYYLNPNHTLQEALSLMVEKNIGAVPIVDENKKPVGILTEKDFIFKLELSNLSEKIGNVALKEVYTASKSDPISQLKLKFKNLKVNHLVIVDEEGRAVGIISTRDLLGMAKETYASYMENKFRQAKDLLYILPEIVLEILDLGYEQVIYWGSAKAHEIFGETIDEKSVLEIFDQEDWYRVFGKLKKLNKVHKETIKSLNGHIFEVSGSYLKLHLEGEGKIHLVLRDITHNHRYLTELKAHAEFIQNLINSIDSLILVVDPEDGTFKFYNHTVLSCLGYDQKEMAYKTIYDIVYLPYQQIKTNLQMVANEGKEIKGERLYLSKTGEKIPVETYAFRLILDKSYVAISSKLKPIYQLETLNKELSLCKSQKEALSVLSKYLLNFIDTLQFLEISPETGEILSTYVEGDQDLWKGCIENKAKECKAYSHGILIEKTEILCPKVKAEKDLDFFCYPLILEGRVVGVFSLIRKMPLNDLEKENIKKMLSNFSFYFFNLYLINKLKELSHTDYLTKVYNRLFLQEVLKKEFSIWKRKGGKLSIILVDLDNFKAVNDTLGHFNGDLVLKQIANILKNNTREMDILGRWGGEEFMIILPYTSKDEARRLAERLRLIIEGTPINLEDNTINITASFGIASLPEDTDNLDDLYKIADQRLYKAKNLGKNLVVFE, encoded by the coding sequence ATGGTTTTTACCGAACTTTTGGCATGTTTAATCCCTAAACCTGCTCTAACCATCACCGGAAATACTACCTTTCAAGAAGTCATAGAAAAGATGAAAAAGACAGGAGAGACCTTTGTGGTCCTTTTAGAGAACCATTTTCCCACAGGAATCTTTACAGAAAGAGACCTGATAAAATGTTTAGCAGCAGGTATTCCCTTAAACGAAAAGGTCAGAAACTTTGCCCAAAAAAATCTGGTAAAAATACGTGAAGACCGTCCGTTAGCAGTAGCCCTTACCATCATGATAGAATACGGTATAAGAAGGCTGATAGTGGTCGACCAAAAGGGAAACTATCGAGGGATAATAACCCACAAAGATATCTTTGAAATTTTAGACCCAGAGCTTTTCAAAAAAGAAATCACCGCAGCCTATCTTACTAAAAACAAACCTTTTTACTATCTTAATCCTAACCACACCTTACAAGAAGCCTTAAGTTTGATGGTAGAAAAGAACATAGGGGCTGTGCCTATAGTTGATGAAAACAAAAAACCTGTAGGAATACTTACTGAAAAAGATTTCATCTTTAAGCTTGAGCTGAGCAATCTTTCCGAAAAAATTGGTAATGTAGCCTTAAAAGAGGTCTATACAGCTTCTAAGAGTGACCCTATTTCACAGCTAAAACTTAAGTTTAAAAATCTCAAGGTCAACCACTTAGTAATCGTCGATGAAGAGGGAAGGGCTGTAGGGATCATTTCGACTCGAGATTTATTAGGTATGGCTAAAGAAACCTATGCCTCTTATATGGAAAATAAGTTCAGACAAGCCAAAGACTTGCTTTATATACTTCCTGAAATAGTGCTTGAGATCTTAGACTTAGGGTATGAACAGGTAATATACTGGGGAAGTGCTAAAGCTCACGAAATTTTTGGGGAAACGATAGACGAAAAAAGTGTGCTTGAGATTTTTGACCAAGAAGACTGGTACCGTGTATTTGGGAAGCTAAAAAAACTCAACAAAGTCCATAAAGAAACTATAAAAAGTTTAAACGGACATATTTTTGAGGTTTCAGGCTCATACCTTAAACTTCACCTCGAAGGGGAAGGTAAAATCCATCTTGTTTTAAGAGATATCACCCATAACCATCGGTATTTAACCGAATTAAAAGCCCATGCAGAGTTTATCCAAAACCTAATCAACTCTATCGACAGTTTAATTTTGGTGGTAGACCCTGAAGATGGAACCTTCAAATTTTATAATCATACAGTCTTGTCCTGTCTTGGTTATGACCAAAAAGAGATGGCTTATAAAACCATCTATGACATCGTCTATCTGCCTTATCAACAAATAAAAACCAACCTGCAGATGGTAGCCAACGAAGGAAAAGAAATAAAGGGAGAAAGGCTTTATCTTTCTAAGACTGGAGAGAAAATACCGGTAGAAACCTATGCCTTTAGGTTGATCCTTGACAAATCTTATGTTGCGATCTCAAGCAAGTTAAAACCAATCTATCAACTTGAAACCCTTAACAAAGAATTAAGCCTTTGTAAATCTCAGAAAGAAGCCCTTTCTGTTCTCTCTAAATATCTCTTAAACTTTATAGACACCCTTCAATTTTTGGAAATCTCTCCAGAAACAGGGGAGATCCTTTCAACCTATGTAGAAGGAGACCAAGATCTGTGGAAAGGTTGCATAGAGAATAAGGCTAAAGAATGTAAAGCTTACAGCCATGGTATTTTGATAGAAAAGACAGAGATACTTTGTCCAAAGGTCAAAGCTGAAAAAGATTTAGACTTCTTTTGTTATCCTCTGATTTTAGAAGGAAGGGTGGTAGGGGTTTTTAGCCTTATAAGAAAGATGCCTTTAAATGACCTTGAAAAAGAAAACATCAAAAAAATGCTCAGCAACTTTTCTTTTTACTTTTTTAACCTCTATCTTATCAACAAACTAAAGGAGTTATCGCATACTGACTACCTTACCAAGGTTTATAACCGACTTTTTCTGCAAGAAGTATTAAAAAAAGAATTCAGTATTTGGAAAAGAAAAGGAGGCAAGCTTTCTATCATTCTTGTAGACCTTGACAACTTTAAGGCTGTAAACGACACCCTTGGACATTTTAACGGAGATCTCGTATTAAAACAAATAGCTAACATACTTAAAAACAACACAAGGGAGATGGACATACTTGGCCGCTGGGGAGGGGAAGAATTCATGATAATCCTTCCTTATACTTCTAAGGATGAAGCCCGTAGACTGGCTGAAAGACTTAGACTTATCATCGAGGGAACACCCATTAATTTAGAGGATAATACCATAAACATCACCGCAAGTTTTGGTATAGCAAGCCTACCTGAAGACACCGACAACTTAGATGATCTATACAAAATAGCAGATCAAAGGCTTTACAAAGCTAAAAATCTGGGGAAAAATTTGGTAGTCTTTGAATAA
- the queC gene encoding 7-cyano-7-deazaguanine synthase QueC has protein sequence MSLNNHKNRKADLALVLLSAGMDSAVCASVAAQEHALAFLHFQYGQKAAKKELECFYRLVDHFKPQKYLVVELTFFKIIGGSSLTSEEIEISESLNTQEIPSTYVPFRNGVFLSLAVAWAEVIGAEKIFIGVNEIDFSGYPDCRKEFIQAFNQAANLGTKPETKIMIETPLIHLSKKEIVELGIKLNTPFHLTWSCYRETEKACGRCDSCQIRLKAFKEAGIEDPIEYA, from the coding sequence ATGTCCTTAAATAACCATAAAAATAGAAAAGCTGATCTTGCGTTAGTTTTGTTGAGTGCCGGGATGGATAGTGCTGTATGTGCAAGTGTTGCAGCCCAAGAACATGCCTTGGCTTTTCTACATTTTCAGTATGGGCAAAAGGCTGCTAAAAAAGAACTTGAATGTTTTTACCGATTGGTTGACCACTTTAAACCTCAAAAATATTTAGTAGTAGAACTAACTTTTTTTAAAATAATCGGTGGCTCAAGCCTTACCTCAGAGGAAATTGAAATTTCTGAGTCTTTAAATACGCAAGAAATTCCTTCTACCTACGTACCTTTTAGAAATGGAGTATTTTTAAGTTTGGCGGTAGCTTGGGCTGAGGTGATAGGAGCAGAGAAAATCTTTATAGGAGTAAACGAAATAGATTTTTCTGGATATCCAGATTGTAGAAAAGAATTTATTCAAGCCTTTAACCAGGCAGCAAACCTTGGAACCAAACCTGAGACAAAAATTATGATAGAAACCCCTCTTATCCATCTGTCTAAAAAAGAAATCGTAGAGCTTGGTATAAAACTTAATACTCCCTTTCATCTCACCTGGTCTTGCTACAGAGAAACGGAAAAAGCCTGCGGAAGATGTGACTCTTGTCAAATAAGGCTTAAAGCCTTTAAAGAAGCCGGTATAGAGGACCCAATAGAATATGCTTAA
- the argH gene encoding argininosuccinate lyase, translating into MGGIKAKPWGGRFQEELDKFFEEFSESISFDHELALYEIKASLAYAEALKEAGVLLEEECLAIKKGLLEIEEEIKAGLFLFRKEYEDVHMNIEKALFEKIGEVAYKLHTGRSRNEQVVTDFRLYLADRVKEIKIELKSLMQATVDKAEEYYGVIMPGFTHLQHAQPVLFSHWIMAYYEMMKYHFQRLEDYEKRLKICPLGSSAFAGCAFGIDRKKLAEKLGFIEPTQNSVFAVSSRDFALELLFVLSLIMLDLSRWCEELIIWMSPEFSFIDLPDRFCTGSSLMPQKKNPDGAELIRGKASSVNAAFNQLWGLMKGLPLSYNRDMQEDKPPVFKAVKTTWQCLRLMSLMVSGLILKKENIEKHLSQGYLLATELADYLVSKGIPFRKAHHITGQIVYYAEKEKKSLENLTLSEFKAFSDRIEADVYNWLTIENAIKRREILGGTGFNMVKQAIELAKKELSERFNV; encoded by the coding sequence ATGGGAGGAATCAAGGCAAAACCTTGGGGTGGTAGGTTTCAAGAAGAGTTAGACAAGTTTTTTGAAGAATTCTCAGAATCAATTTCTTTTGACCACGAGTTAGCCTTGTATGAGATCAAGGCAAGCCTTGCCTATGCTGAGGCTTTGAAAGAGGCAGGAGTTCTTTTAGAAGAGGAATGTCTTGCTATCAAAAAAGGTCTTCTTGAAATAGAGGAAGAAATAAAAGCAGGACTTTTTCTCTTTCGTAAGGAATATGAAGACGTTCACATGAATATAGAGAAGGCCCTTTTTGAAAAAATAGGAGAAGTAGCTTATAAACTTCATACAGGAAGAAGCAGAAACGAGCAGGTGGTAACAGATTTCAGACTGTATTTAGCTGACCGGGTAAAAGAAATAAAGATAGAATTAAAAAGTTTGATGCAAGCGACTGTAGATAAGGCAGAGGAATATTATGGAGTTATAATGCCTGGTTTTACCCACCTTCAGCATGCCCAGCCAGTTCTTTTTTCTCACTGGATCATGGCTTACTATGAGATGATGAAATATCATTTTCAGAGATTAGAAGACTACGAGAAACGGCTAAAGATTTGTCCTCTGGGGAGTTCTGCTTTCGCAGGTTGTGCCTTTGGGATAGACCGAAAAAAGCTTGCAGAGAAGCTTGGTTTTATAGAACCAACCCAAAATAGTGTTTTTGCAGTTAGTTCAAGGGATTTTGCGTTAGAGCTTCTTTTTGTGTTAAGTCTTATAATGTTAGACCTTTCTCGTTGGTGTGAAGAGCTTATCATCTGGATGAGCCCTGAATTTTCCTTTATCGACCTTCCTGACAGGTTTTGTACCGGAAGTTCTCTTATGCCTCAAAAGAAAAATCCTGACGGAGCTGAGCTTATTCGTGGAAAGGCCTCTTCAGTAAACGCAGCTTTTAACCAACTTTGGGGTTTAATGAAAGGTCTTCCTTTAAGTTATAACCGTGACATGCAAGAAGATAAACCTCCTGTTTTTAAGGCTGTTAAGACTACCTGGCAGTGTTTAAGGCTCATGTCTTTGATGGTGTCAGGTTTAATCCTTAAAAAAGAAAACATAGAAAAACACCTTTCCCAAGGCTATCTTTTAGCTACCGAACTTGCCGACTATCTGGTAAGTAAAGGTATTCCTTTTAGGAAGGCTCATCATATAACCGGACAGATCGTTTATTATGCAGAAAAAGAGAAAAAGAGCTTAGAAAATTTAACCCTTTCTGAGTTTAAAGCCTTTTCTGATAGGATAGAAGCAGATGTATATAACTGGCTTACCATAGAAAATGCTATAAAAAGAAGAGAGATCTTGGGTGGGACAGGTTTTAACATGGTAAAACAAGCGATAGAATTGGCTAAAAAGGAACTTTCTGAAAGGTTTAATGTTTAG
- a CDS encoding DNA gyrase inhibitor YacG, translated as MKCPICHKHVKLKNNPYRPFCSKECKLADLYNWLKEEYKIREEKEWLEKPLPQEEVYVDKEE; from the coding sequence ATGAAATGTCCCATCTGTCATAAACATGTAAAGTTAAAAAATAATCCTTATCGTCCTTTTTGTTCTAAGGAGTGTAAACTTGCAGACCTTTACAACTGGCTAAAGGAGGAGTATAAAATAAGAGAAGAAAAGGAATGGCTGGAGAAGCCTTTACCTCAAGAGGAAGTTTACGTAGACAAAGAAGAATAA
- a CDS encoding YkgJ family cysteine cluster protein, protein MLKLEGFTCQRCGTCCQGESTVSLTQEEILRIAQFLNLPEEVFREKYTVKVGKYRVEMKTKDGYCIFFDKKEKLCTIHPVKPKKCKEWPLIEALSKDPSTLETLKNYCIGIKILQI, encoded by the coding sequence ATGCTTAAGTTAGAAGGTTTTACCTGCCAACGTTGTGGTACCTGTTGCCAAGGAGAAAGTACTGTCTCTTTAACCCAAGAAGAAATTCTTAGAATAGCCCAATTTTTAAACCTCCCAGAGGAAGTCTTTAGAGAAAAGTATACAGTTAAGGTCGGGAAATACAGGGTTGAGATGAAAACCAAGGATGGGTATTGTATCTTCTTTGATAAAAAAGAAAAACTCTGTACGATACATCCGGTAAAACCTAAAAAATGTAAAGAATGGCCTCTGATAGAGGCACTATCCAAAGACCCTTCAACCTTAGAAACGTTAAAAAATTATTGTATAGGAATTAAAATTTTACAAATTTAA
- a CDS encoding Fur family transcriptional regulator, with the protein MDEKKLEFYKSLGIKLTPQRIAILEYLEGNKEHPSAEDIYNSLKKNFPSMSFATVYNTLDVLVKKGLIKEIIVDPYKKRFDPFTHTHHHFVCKYCKKVIDISQEINFPLPKEIQNCEVEDFQVVFIGLCPECKDRKN; encoded by the coding sequence ATGGATGAAAAAAAGTTAGAATTTTACAAAAGTTTAGGGATAAAACTAACCCCTCAAAGAATTGCCATCCTGGAATACTTGGAAGGAAACAAAGAACACCCTTCAGCAGAAGACATCTATAATTCCTTAAAAAAAAATTTTCCAAGCATGTCTTTTGCCACCGTTTACAACACCTTAGACGTGTTGGTAAAAAAAGGACTTATCAAAGAAATCATAGTTGACCCTTACAAGAAAAGATTTGACCCCTTTACCCATACCCATCACCACTTTGTCTGTAAATACTGTAAAAAGGTTATAGACATTTCTCAAGAAATAAATTTTCCGTTACCTAAGGAGATTCAAAACTGTGAGGTTGAAGACTTTCAAGTAGTGTTTATCGGGCTTTGTCCTGAGTGTAAAGATAGAAAAAACTAA